A region of Bos javanicus breed banteng chromosome 17, ARS-OSU_banteng_1.0, whole genome shotgun sequence DNA encodes the following proteins:
- the ZNF268 gene encoding zinc finger protein 268 isoform X2 has product MATRVRTAAIWVPPLQERDSSCSVSRKLQSEKSILDQGTPDQKPLSGGPRQRPRRPGVLEWLLISQDQPKAKKSWGPLSFMDVFVDFTWEEWQLLDSAQKHLYRSVMLENFRNLVSLGYQYTKPSIIFQLEQEELWMMHSPSQGHSGAQEFVYIYI; this is encoded by the exons GTGCCACCTCTCCAGGAGCGAGACAGTTCATGCAGTGTGAGCAGAAAGCTCCAAAGTGAGAAATCCATCCTGGATCAAGGGACCCCTGACCAGAAGCCTCTCTCTGGAGGACCCCGGCAGAGgcccaggagacctggggtcctGGAGTGGCTGCTTATTTCCCAGGACCAGCCGAAAGCCAAGAAATCCTGG GGACCATTGTCATTCATGGATGTGTTTGTGGACTTTACCTGGGAAGAGTGGCAGCTGCTGGACTCAGCTCAGAAGCACCTGTACAggagtgtgatgttggagaacttTAGAAACCTGGTGTCCCTGG GATATCAATACACCAAACCCAGTATCATTTTCCAGTTGGAACAAGAAGAGCTGTGGATGATGCACAGCCCAAGTCAGGGCCATTCAG GTGCCCAGGAGTTTGTGTACATTTACATTtga
- the ZNF268 gene encoding zinc finger protein 268 isoform X1: protein MATRVRTAAIWVPPLQERDSSCSVSRKLQSEKSILDQGTPDQKPLSGGPRQRPRRPGVLEWLLISQDQPKAKKSWGPLSFMDVFVDFTWEEWQLLDSAQKHLYRSVMLENFRNLVSLGYQYTKPSIIFQLEQEELWMMHSPSQGHSDEVWEIDGCVEWHQENQGKLGSMAEGYPCTAFGKLCLITANNASSRQRLHKCVTNGKSLKCSIGLSHNYAGKNPNDIHALRESSFLSKHEQAVIGIKYCESDESGKTANRKPLLICQQMHMGGKSFECNSCGKAFSSKSNFVVHQETHEEAKPYKCDGCGKDFSNKSYLVAHQRTHTGEQLHECSDLKTFSFNSQLVLHQRIHTQENPYECCECGKVFTRRDQLVSHQRTHSGLKPYGCHECGKAFGLKSQLIIHQRIHTGEKPYECSDCRKAFNTKSNLMVHQRTHTGEKPYSCSECGKAFTFKSQLIVHQGAHSGVKPYGCNQCGKAFSLKSQLIVHQRSHTGVKPYGCNECGKAFRSKSYLVIHQRTHTGEKLHECCECGRAFSFNSQLVIHQRIHTGENPYECSECGKAFSRKYQLISHQRTHAGEKPYECSDCGKTFGLKSQLVIHQRTHTGEKPYECSECQKAFNTKSNLIVHQRTHTGEKPYGCSECGKSFTFKSQLIVHQGAHTGIKPYGCNQCGKAFSLKSQLIVHQRSHTGLKPYGCIECGKAFRSKSYLIIHTRTHTGEKPHECSECGKSFSFNSQLIVHQRIHTGESPYECSDCGKAFNRKDQLISHQRTHAGEKPYGCSECGKAFSSKSYLIIHMRTHSGEKPYECHKCGKAFIWKSLLIVHERTHAGENPYKCSQCEKSFSGKLRLLVHQRMHMREKPYECNECEKAFIRKSQLIVHQRTHSGEKPYECSECGKTFSQKSILSAHQRTHTGEKPCKCTECGKAFCWKSQLIMHQRTHADEKHIGELNIRNFFSKVNSPEFLENSYRGETL, encoded by the exons GTGCCACCTCTCCAGGAGCGAGACAGTTCATGCAGTGTGAGCAGAAAGCTCCAAAGTGAGAAATCCATCCTGGATCAAGGGACCCCTGACCAGAAGCCTCTCTCTGGAGGACCCCGGCAGAGgcccaggagacctggggtcctGGAGTGGCTGCTTATTTCCCAGGACCAGCCGAAAGCCAAGAAATCCTGG GGACCATTGTCATTCATGGATGTGTTTGTGGACTTTACCTGGGAAGAGTGGCAGCTGCTGGACTCAGCTCAGAAGCACCTGTACAggagtgtgatgttggagaacttTAGAAACCTGGTGTCCCTGG GATATCAATACACCAAACCCAGTATCATTTTCCAGTTGGAACAAGAAGAGCTGTGGATGATGCACAGCCCAAGTCAGGGCCATTCAG ACGAAGTCTGGGAAATTGATGGTTGTGTGGAATGGCATCAGGAAAATCAAGGCAAGCTGGGAAGTATGGCAGAAGGCTATCCCTGTACTGCTTTTGGAAAACTGTGTCTTATTACTGCAAATAATGCTTCTTCAAGACAGAGACTTCATAAATGTGTCACAAATGGGAAGAGTTTGAAATGTAGTATAGGTCTCAGTCATAATTACGCTGGAAAGAATCCTAATGACATTCATGCATTGAGGGAATCATCCTTCCTTTCTAAACATGAACAAGCTGTTATTGGCATAAAATACTGTGAAAGTGATGAATCTGGAAAAACTGCCAACAGAAAGCCACTGCTTATTTGCCAACAAATGCATATGGGAGGAAAATCGTTTGAATGCAATTCCTGTGGGAAGGCCTTCAGCAGCAAGTCGAACTTTGTGGTGCATCAGGAAACTCATGAAGAAGCAAAACCCTACAAGTGTGATGGATGTGGGAAAGACTTCAGCAACAAGTCCTACCTCGTTGCACATCAGAGAACTCACACAGGAGAGCAACTACATGAATGTAGTGATTTGAAAACTTTTAGTTTCAATTCACAACTTGTTTtacatcagagaattcacacaCAGGAGAATCCCTATGAATGCTGTGAATGTGGGAAAGTCTTCACTAGGAGAGACCAGCTTGTTTCCCACCAGAGAACTCATTCAGGACTGAAACCCTATGGATGTCATGAATGTGGGAAAGCTTTTGGTTTGAAATCACAGCTCATTATACATcaaagaattcatactggagagaaaccctatgaatgcaGTGATTGTCGGAAAGCCTTTAATACAAAGTCTAACCTCATGGTACATCAGAGaactcacacaggagagaaaccttatagttgtagtgaatgtgggaaagcttTTACTTTCAAGTCACAGCTCATTGTACATCAGGGAGCACACAGTGGCGTCAAACCCTATGGATGTAATCAAtgtggaaaagctttcagtttaaAGTCACAACTCATTGTACATCAGAGAAGTCACACAGGAGTGAAACCCTATGGATGcaatgaatgtgggaaagcttTTAGGAGCAAGTCGTACCTCGTTATACATCAGAGaactcacacaggagagaaactcCATGAATGCTGTGAATGTGGGAGAGCCTTCAGTTTTAATTCACAACTTGTTAtacatcagagaattcacacaGGGGAGAATCCCTATGAATGCAGTgagtgtgggaaagccttcagtcGGAAATATCAGCTCATTTCACACCAGAGAACTCATGCAGGGGAGAAGCCCTATGAATGCAGTGATTGTGGGAAAACTTTTGGTTTGAAATCACAGCTCGTGATACATCAGCGAACTCATACAGGAGAGAAGCCCTATGAATGTAGTGAATGTCAGAAAGCCTTTAATACAAAATCAAACCTTATTGTACATCAGAGAACCCACACAGGAGAAAAACCATATGGTTgtagtgaatgtgggaaatcctTTACTTTTAAATCACAGCTCATTGTACATCAGGGAGCACACACTGGGATAAAACCGTATGGTTGTAACcagtgtgggaaagccttcagttTGAAGTCACAGCTCATTGTACATCAGAGAAGTCACACAGGATTGAAACCCTATGGGTGCATTGAATGTGGGAAAGCTTTTAGGAGCAAGTCCTACCTCATCATACATACAAGGACTCACACAGGGGAGAAACCACATGAATGCAGTGAATGCGGAAAATCCTTCAGTTTTAACTCACAACTTATTgtacatcagagaattcatacaggTGAGAGTCCCTATGAATGCAGTGATTGTGGGAAAGCCTTTAATAGGAAAGACCAGCTTATCTCACATCAGCGAACTCATGCAGGGGAAAAACCTTATGGGTGTAGTGAGTGTGGGAAAGCCTTTAGTAGCAAGTCATATCTCATTATACACATGAGAACTCATTCAGGAGAGAAACCATATGAATGTCAcaaatgtgggaaagccttcattTGGAAGTCACTACTAATTGTACATGAGCGAACTCATGCAGGGGAAAACCCTTATAAATGCAGTCAGTGTGAGAAATCCTTCAGTGGGAAATTACGGCTCCTTGTACATCAGAGAATGCACATGAGAGAGAAGCCCTATGAATGCAATGAGTGTGAAAAAGCCTTCATTAGGAAGTCTCAGCTCATTGTACATCAGAGGACTCATTCAGGGGAAAAACCCTATGAATGCAGTGAATGCGGAAAAACTTTCTCTCAGAAATCAATTCTCAGTGCACATCAGAGgactcatactggagagaaaccctgtAAATGCactgaatgtgggaaagccttttgTTGGAAGTCACAACTCATTATGCATCAGAGAACTCATGCAGATGAGAAACATATTGGTGAGTTAAATATCAGAAACTTTTTCTCAAAAGTGAATTCACCGGAATTCCTAGAAAATTCATACAGAGGAGAAACTTTATAA
- the ZNF268 gene encoding zinc finger protein 268 isoform X3, with protein sequence MATRVRTAAIWVPPLQERDSSCSVSRKLQSEKSILDQGTPDQKPLSGGPRQRPRRPGVLEWLLISQDQPKAKKSWGPLSFMDVFVDFTWEEWQLLDSAQKHLYRSVMLENFRNLVSLGYQYTKPSIIFQLEQEELWMMHSPSQGHSGSKVETWGEE encoded by the exons GTGCCACCTCTCCAGGAGCGAGACAGTTCATGCAGTGTGAGCAGAAAGCTCCAAAGTGAGAAATCCATCCTGGATCAAGGGACCCCTGACCAGAAGCCTCTCTCTGGAGGACCCCGGCAGAGgcccaggagacctggggtcctGGAGTGGCTGCTTATTTCCCAGGACCAGCCGAAAGCCAAGAAATCCTGG GGACCATTGTCATTCATGGATGTGTTTGTGGACTTTACCTGGGAAGAGTGGCAGCTGCTGGACTCAGCTCAGAAGCACCTGTACAggagtgtgatgttggagaacttTAGAAACCTGGTGTCCCTGG GATATCAATACACCAAACCCAGTATCATTTTCCAGTTGGAACAAGAAGAGCTGTGGATGATGCACAGCCCAAGTCAGGGCCATTCAG GATCCAAAGTAGAAACTTGGGGTGAAGAATGA